In one window of Palaemon carinicauda isolate YSFRI2023 chromosome 2, ASM3689809v2, whole genome shotgun sequence DNA:
- the LOC137619554 gene encoding protein FAM200B-like: protein MISYHCIIHQSVLCASLGDEYGEVMKTIMKLVNFLRSTSALQHRLLQTFLTKVNASYDDLLVHNNVRWLSKGKVLERFWAIRKELQTFLEDQNSVKTKAFSEFSKDDKKIESVGFLADIMSHLNDLSVKLQGEKHTISNLISAIRAFQKKLNFSRTIFRANFSIFQDFWRNVKMKQTLNMSNLLRS, encoded by the coding sequence ATGATAAGTTACCACTGCATAATCCACCAGTCAGTTCTGTGTGCCAGTCTGGGAGATGAATATGGTGAAGTAATGAAGACTATTATGAAGCTAGTAAACTTCCTTCGATCAACGTCAGCACTACAACATCGTCTACTACAAACCTTTCTTACCAAGGTCAATGCAAGCTATGACGATTTACTTGTGCACAATAATGTGAGATGGCTAAGTAAAGGCAAAGTTTTGGAGCGATTTTGGGCAATTAGGAAGGAGTTGCAGACTTTCCTGGAGGATCAAAACAGTGTGAAGACAAAGGCATTTTCTGAATTTTCGAAAGATGACAAGAAAATTGAAAGTGTTGGATTTTTGGCAGACATAATGTCACATTTGAATGACCTCAGTGTCAAACTACAAGGGGAAAAACACACTATCTCCAACTTGATCTCAGCAATTCGAGCTTTCCAGAAAAAACTGAACTTTTCAAGGACGATATTCAGAgccaacttttccattttccaagacttttggaggaacgtaaagatgaaACAGACACTAAATATGTCCAATTTATTGAGAAGCTGA